A single genomic interval of bacterium harbors:
- a CDS encoding 5-oxoprolinase subunit PxpA, with protein MPRTIDLNSDLGESFGAYTIGADEAMMPEITSANVACGFHGGDPLVMERTVRLAKEHGVGIGAHPGFPDLVGFGRRELRMSLAELRTAVVYQVGALWAFARAQGAALQHVKGHGALYNMAVGDEAQSRTIAEAVRSVDPSLVLVVLHGTVMERVSRETGLRVAREAFADRGYTAAGTLVGRSQPQALITDPGAVARRVVRMVTEGVVEAADGTELRMAPDTICFHGDTPGAPTLVRAAREALGRAGVEVAPMGRWLK; from the coding sequence GTGCCCCGCACGATCGACCTCAACAGCGACCTCGGCGAGAGCTTCGGCGCGTACACGATCGGCGCCGACGAGGCGATGATGCCCGAGATCACGTCGGCGAACGTCGCCTGCGGATTTCATGGCGGCGACCCGCTCGTGATGGAGCGCACGGTCCGCCTGGCGAAGGAGCACGGCGTCGGCATCGGCGCGCACCCAGGCTTTCCGGACCTCGTCGGGTTCGGCCGGCGCGAACTGCGGATGTCGCTCGCCGAGCTGCGGACGGCGGTCGTCTACCAGGTCGGGGCGCTGTGGGCGTTTGCGCGGGCCCAGGGCGCCGCGCTGCAGCACGTGAAGGGTCACGGGGCGCTCTACAATATGGCGGTCGGCGACGAGGCGCAGTCGCGTACGATCGCCGAGGCCGTCCGCAGCGTCGATCCGTCGCTGGTCCTGGTCGTGCTGCACGGGACCGTGATGGAGCGGGTCTCGCGCGAAACCGGCCTGCGCGTTGCGCGCGAGGCGTTCGCCGACCGCGGGTACACCGCGGCGGGGACGCTGGTCGGCCGGTCGCAGCCCCAGGCGCTGATCACCGATCCGGGGGCCGTCGCGCGGCGGGTCGTCCGCATGGTGACCGAGGGCGTGGTGGAGGCCGCGGATGGGACCGAACTCCGCATGGCCCCCGACACGATCTGTTTCCACGGCGATACTCCCGGCGCGCCGACGCTCGTGCGGGCCGCGCGGGAGGCGCTCGGACGGGCCGGCGTCGAGGTCGCGCCGATGGGCCGATGGCTGAAGTAG